One Betaproteobacteria bacterium DNA window includes the following coding sequences:
- a CDS encoding carboxyvinyl-carboxyphosphonate phosphorylmutase — protein MDRPTTRLRSLIESEKLLIAPGVADCLNARIAAAEGFDAIYMTGSGTAAVRLGTPDIGLLTMTEMVDNAQRIAEASQMPVIADADTGYGGPLNVQRTIRAYERAGVAAVHIEDQQWPKRCGHYAGKTLVPVEEMVSKIKAAVDARSDSDFAIIARTDAYSVEGFEQAIERGRHYQEAGADILFIEELRTTEQLAQVPATFRVPTLFNMAGSGKTPFLTGDEIQKLGFKIAIYPNFLLLAGIRASQRVLHELKKGASVECLKDHLAGWAERHELLGISRMRELEERYGVDDKSRVGLES, from the coding sequence ATGGATCGCCCCACAACGAGACTTCGTAGTCTGATTGAATCCGAAAAACTTCTTATTGCGCCAGGCGTCGCAGACTGTCTGAATGCGCGCATCGCGGCGGCCGAGGGATTTGACGCGATCTACATGACAGGGAGCGGAACTGCAGCGGTTCGCCTTGGAACGCCAGACATAGGACTCTTGACGATGACCGAGATGGTGGACAACGCACAACGCATCGCAGAAGCGTCCCAGATGCCCGTAATCGCAGATGCGGATACAGGATACGGTGGTCCGCTGAACGTCCAACGCACGATCCGGGCTTACGAACGGGCCGGTGTTGCGGCTGTTCACATCGAAGATCAACAATGGCCTAAGCGATGCGGCCATTACGCTGGAAAGACGCTGGTACCTGTTGAGGAAATGGTATCGAAGATCAAGGCAGCAGTTGACGCGAGAAGCGATAGCGATTTTGCAATTATTGCTAGGACTGACGCCTATTCCGTAGAAGGCTTTGAGCAGGCAATCGAGCGCGGGAGGCATTATCAAGAGGCAGGCGCAGATATCTTGTTTATCGAGGAACTCCGTACGACAGAGCAGTTGGCGCAGGTGCCAGCGACTTTTCGCGTTCCCACTCTGTTCAACATGGCGGGGAGCGGCAAGACGCCGTTTTTAACAGGCGATGAGATTCAGAAACTGGGTTTCAAAATTGCGATCTACCCCAATTTCCTTCTGCTGGCAGGAATACGCGCGTCCCAACGCGTATTGCATGAGTTAAAGAAAGGCGCGTCCGTCGAGTGCCTGAAGGACCACCTTGCTGGCTGGGCCGAGCGCCACGAATTGCTAGGTATCTCAAGAATGCGGGAGCTCGAGGAACGCTATGGCGTCGACGACAAAAGTCGCGTCGGACTGGAGTCTTGA
- the leuD gene encoding 3-isopropylmalate dehydratase small subunit gives MDRFTRLTAVAVPIDMDNVDNDQVFPARLMRKSRRDGGYGRWLFHDLRFNEDGGETPDFVLNRSAYRKAKIIVAAHNYACGSSRIGAVYTHYDYGIRVVVATSFGDVFFNNCFKNGILPVRLPSETTAALRKQLHQEPGATLTVDLEQQLVTDVAGIAHPFEVDSFGKRCLLEGLSDIALTLERERDIAAFEARHRRAFHWLSSEQGEQA, from the coding sequence ATGGACAGGTTTACACGGCTGACAGCCGTCGCGGTGCCAATCGACATGGACAATGTAGACAATGACCAGGTCTTTCCGGCCCGCCTAATGCGCAAATCGCGCCGGGACGGTGGATACGGGCGCTGGCTGTTTCACGATCTCAGATTCAATGAAGACGGCGGTGAGACGCCTGATTTTGTTCTGAACCGATCAGCATACCGTAAGGCTAAAATTATCGTGGCTGCGCACAATTACGCATGCGGCTCATCACGAATTGGAGCCGTATATACCCATTACGACTACGGAATTCGCGTCGTCGTTGCAACGAGCTTCGGTGATGTTTTCTTCAATAACTGTTTCAAGAATGGGATTTTGCCGGTGCGACTCCCCTCTGAAACGACTGCAGCTCTGCGCAAGCAGTTGCACCAAGAGCCCGGCGCGACGCTCACGGTCGATCTCGAACAACAGCTCGTAACAGACGTGGCGGGGATCGCCCACCCGTTTGAAGTCGATAGCTTTGGAAAGCGCTGCCTCCTTGAAGGACTTAGCGATATCGCGCTCACACTGGAGCGGGAGCGCGATATCGCCGCATTCGAAGCACGCCATCGCAGAGCATTCCATTGGTTATCGTCGGAGCAAGGTGAGCAAGCATGA
- a CDS encoding tripartite tricarboxylate transporter substrate binding protein: MSVLVSLVALPLCAHSEGYPERPIRLVVATGSGGTADLVARLIGQKLTETLGQQVIIDNRPGAGGVIGMNTVARANPDGYTLLLSTPSFTTAPALPPDSGLPFDPIADFSPITQTASQPYVLVVNPTLGVRSVKELIHVARARPGQINFSSSGVGAGSHLVAELFKVMASIDVVHVPYKGSAAALVDTVSGQVQMMFTGTLSGLPVVKSGKLRALGVTTVKRSRLLPDVPAIAEAVPGYDTTSWSGVLAPAGTPKSIVQSLNKQIVSILQMEPVVDRLASNGSEPLTGTPEEFSDFIRSDIAKWKKLVKDAGIKRH, from the coding sequence ATGTCAGTTCTTGTGAGTCTCGTGGCGTTGCCGCTGTGCGCGCACTCCGAGGGATATCCGGAGAGGCCGATTCGGCTCGTCGTGGCAACCGGTTCCGGTGGAACAGCCGACTTGGTCGCACGGCTGATCGGCCAGAAGTTGACTGAGACATTAGGACAGCAAGTTATCATTGACAATCGGCCCGGCGCTGGCGGCGTGATCGGTATGAACACTGTCGCGCGAGCGAACCCGGACGGTTACACGCTTTTGCTCAGCACCCCATCCTTCACTACGGCGCCCGCGTTGCCTCCCGATAGCGGGTTGCCATTTGACCCCATTGCGGATTTTTCGCCAATTACGCAAACGGCATCGCAACCGTATGTGCTCGTTGTGAACCCGACTTTAGGCGTCCGTTCAGTGAAGGAACTTATTCATGTGGCGCGCGCGCGGCCCGGTCAGATTAACTTTAGTTCTTCTGGTGTTGGGGCGGGGTCACATTTAGTGGCTGAACTATTCAAGGTGATGGCGTCGATTGATGTGGTCCACGTTCCTTATAAGGGCAGCGCCGCCGCCTTGGTTGATACGGTATCTGGTCAGGTTCAGATGATGTTCACCGGTACGCTGTCCGGCCTGCCCGTAGTGAAAAGCGGAAAGCTGCGAGCGCTAGGCGTCACAACGGTAAAGCGCTCGCGCTTACTTCCCGATGTGCCGGCAATCGCTGAGGCTGTGCCGGGCTATGACACGACCTCATGGTCAGGTGTTCTTGCGCCGGCGGGAACACCAAAAAGCATAGTGCAAAGCCTCAATAAGCAAATTGTATCTATCCTGCAAATGGAACCTGTAGTTGACCGTTTGGCCTCCAACGGCAGTGAGCCTCTTACAGGTACCCCGGAGGAGTTCTCGGATTTCATACGCTCTGACATCGCAAAATGGAAGAAGCTAGTCAAGGATGCGGGAATTAAGCGGCACTGA
- the leuC gene encoding 3-isopropylmalate dehydratase large subunit, which translates to MTGPICIFDKIWKSHTIVEDDGGQTLLYVDWLMVSEGSFHAFDVMNSQGFRVRRPRQVIATIDHYTASAGPRMDDVADDERRNVIRMLERNVDESSITLFGLQNKYRGIQHLVGPEQGLTQPGVVVLCSDSHTSTQGAMGALAFGIGGELAHVLATQTIWQRKPRTMRVLVDGKRPLGVSAKDVILSIVAKLGHGGALRHAIEYDGEAIREMSVEERMTVCNMSIEAGARLGIIGPDDKTFAYATNRPYSPKAGAAMDAALTYWKTLPTDTGAKFDQEVHVDAAALAPMVTWGNSPENASPIDGVVPDPASERDPQKRAAMERSLEYMGLKPGTRLLDVRIDQVFIGSCTNSRIEDLRAAAAIARGRRAIVPALVVPGSTQVKLKAEAEGLDRVFRSAGFTWGEAGCSMCVGMNGDNVPEGKRCASTSNRNFRGRQGKGSRTHLVGPEMAVAAAITGRLADVREFAKES; encoded by the coding sequence ATGACTGGACCGATCTGCATTTTCGACAAGATTTGGAAGTCTCACACAATCGTCGAGGATGACGGCGGCCAGACGTTGCTTTATGTCGACTGGCTTATGGTAAGCGAAGGGTCCTTTCACGCATTTGACGTGATGAATTCGCAAGGCTTTCGTGTGCGGCGGCCTCGGCAAGTGATTGCCACGATAGACCATTACACAGCGAGTGCGGGGCCGCGCATGGACGATGTTGCCGACGACGAGCGTCGTAACGTGATTCGTATGCTCGAGCGCAACGTCGATGAGTCCAGCATCACGCTGTTTGGCTTGCAAAACAAATACCGCGGGATTCAGCATCTCGTCGGCCCGGAGCAAGGTTTAACCCAACCGGGCGTCGTTGTTCTATGCAGCGATTCGCATACCTCAACGCAGGGTGCGATGGGGGCGCTTGCGTTCGGGATCGGTGGCGAACTGGCTCACGTACTTGCAACGCAGACGATTTGGCAACGTAAGCCACGCACAATGCGTGTGCTAGTCGATGGTAAGCGTCCTCTCGGCGTATCGGCGAAGGACGTGATTTTGTCGATTGTCGCGAAACTGGGCCATGGCGGTGCGCTGCGGCACGCAATAGAGTATGACGGTGAAGCGATCCGCGAGATGTCAGTGGAGGAGCGGATGACGGTTTGCAACATGTCGATCGAGGCCGGGGCGCGGCTAGGCATTATTGGGCCAGACGATAAGACCTTTGCTTACGCAACAAATCGTCCATATTCACCGAAGGCCGGCGCTGCGATGGATGCAGCCCTCACTTACTGGAAGACCTTGCCAACCGACACGGGCGCAAAGTTCGACCAGGAGGTGCATGTCGACGCCGCCGCGCTCGCGCCAATGGTGACTTGGGGGAACAGTCCCGAAAACGCATCCCCGATTGATGGCGTTGTGCCGGACCCGGCGTCGGAAAGAGATCCGCAAAAGCGCGCTGCCATGGAGCGTTCATTGGAGTATATGGGGCTCAAACCCGGTACCCGCTTGCTGGATGTACGCATCGACCAAGTGTTCATCGGATCGTGCACGAACAGCCGCATCGAGGACTTACGGGCCGCTGCCGCAATTGCTCGCGGCCGGAGGGCCATCGTTCCGGCGCTCGTCGTACCCGGTTCCACGCAAGTGAAGTTGAAGGCTGAAGCGGAAGGGCTTGATCGCGTATTTCGCAGCGCGGGCTTTACCTGGGGCGAGGCGGGATGCTCGATGTGCGTGGGCATGAACGGCGACAACGTGCCAGAAGGGAAGCGGTGCGCTTCAACTTCCAACCGAAACTTCCGCGGACGCCAAGGTAAGGGTAGTCGCACGCATTTGGTCGGACCGGAAATGGCAGTGGCGGCCGCCATCACTGGCCGTCTCGCTGACGTTCGTGAGTTCGCGAAGGAGTCCTAG